In a genomic window of Bubalus bubalis isolate 160015118507 breed Murrah chromosome 17, NDDB_SH_1, whole genome shotgun sequence:
- the ALKBH2 gene encoding DNA oxidative demethylase ALKBH2 → MDRFLVKGAVGSLKRGMEQEQTGGGPAGLAEEEGNSKKNPRRAALGNGVDSAGLSWWRIRAEGLNCDFTVLFGKAEADEIFQELEKEVEYFTGALARVQVFGKWHSVPRKQATYGDTGLTYTFSGLTLSPKPWIPILERVRDRVSLVTGQTFNFVLVNRYKDGQDHIGEHRDDERELAPGSPIASVSFGACRDFVFRHKDSRGKHPSRRLEVVRLQLAHGSLLMINHPTNIHWYHSLPVRKKVLAPRVNLTFRKILPTTK, encoded by the exons ATGGACAGATTCCTGGTGAAGGGGGCTGTTGGGAGCCTTAAGAGAGGGATGGAACAAGAGCAGACTGGAGGAGGCCCAGCAGGGTTGGCAGAAGAGGAGGGAAACAGCAAGAAAAATcccaggagagcagccctggggaaTGGAGTTGACTCAGCAGGCCTCAGCTGGTGGCGCATTCGAGCTGAGGGCCTGAACTGCGATTTCACAGTCCTGTTTGGCAAAGCCGAAGCAGACGAGATTTTCCAAGAGTTGGAGAAAGAAGTGGAATATTTTACAG GTGCGCTGGCCAGGGTCCAGGTGTTCGGGAAGTGGCACAGTGTCCCAAGGAAGCAGGCGACCTACGGCGACACTGGGCTGACCTACACCTTTTCAGGCCTCACTCTGTCTCCGAAGCCCTGGATCCCCATTCTGGAGCGTGTCCGGGATCGTGTTTCTCTGGTGACTGGACAGACCTTCAACTTTGTGCTCGTCAACAG GTACAAAGACGGCCAGGACCACATTGGCGAGCACAGGGATGACGAGAGAGAACTGGCTCCCGGGAGCCCCATCGCCTCTGTCTCCTTTGGGGCCTGCAGAGACTTCGTCTTCAGGCATAAGGATTCCCGGGGGAAGCACCCGTCCCGGAGGCTGGAGGTGGTCAGGCTCCAGCTGGCCCATGGCAGCTTACTCATGATAAACCACCCAACCAACATTCACTGGTACCACAGTCTCCCAGTCCGAAAGAAGGTTCTGGCTCCCCGGGTCAATCTGACATTTCGGAAAATCCTGCCTACTACAAAGTGA